A part of Verrucomicrobiia bacterium genomic DNA contains:
- a CDS encoding serine/threonine-protein kinase, whose translation MGSARETPGLFLDKKPLKILRFLGEGAFAEVFLAEGEEGPFAVKVLKPNQQSALESFKQEYLLGKNLCHPAFARFFRFGWTDQETPFYTMEFLKGKNIRECWPKLDSISRKLLCYQLFLGLALLHKKGLVHRDLKPSNLLVVPRRKAELPLQLKIMDLGLAQSASPPDNENVGGTVDYLAPEMIRKEKPDARADFYACGIILCELFLGRPPFADPDPAATLARHQEAPLPRLPIRNLKEKEFWQHLIGRLAAKNREERPRDGIQVLDWLLEDPALQKKLARVEESSADWCRTLLPRPWASPSLQRGNELSAETPAAVLRAEEELKDGDDLVKKSTVHTVRLAIEQNNSSRAYPRLSERELADWLASGFGASQETAKLLWRKTSGEVSLIEFELGFWQKKKLLRWNGAGWEWKENILMDVPLSPASQKELLALAATLPDEERKLLARLSFFLGFFNPEEIFKTGLWEQSNLKLLLENLQQAGFLLTLGENRLAFSRPGLREALYATVKNSKDTHRRIWGFFARSNQLGDKSRSSEWEFQAAGAGLWEEAARQAMAAAGEAGAKEDFKKESWYLNRSLAWAQKLPAGVRRESLFLEIYRERGDFFGRQGELEKAIQEFLMLIRMAKKSKNLEAEAIATNRLGNHFRQLPDFPKAEKTLKKALALFQKLENESKLSYVHNNLGATYAHQLRIDEALLHYTQAAEIQRRLGDTKNLASTLNNIGVAQMMADRLQDAVRFLREALQLNRKLDEKEQTALCLNNLGFILALRGEFEGAKTLLLEALELNRQIVSQKWEVLNIDNLAIVAYRSGNYPEAIYYALLGLELSEKINFKGNHLSLLATLGGSLKAQGQYAEAEKYLTHGLALVDEIHDLPSEIPLRLEKIELALLVNDLPEAEKAAAEALQRIKNVSDRSLRGRLLMLLAKLAARKGKTSEMKKHLGEAEKLLAESEYFPECHRLALERIELLGRPDSSKKIEELLSGVRTLSAVPASPTLSCEGLFLEARSAFHLGQFDTARQKGAAALKLAYDLSEPEKIWRLHHFMAKISMEEKNYRKAFGELQSAAQVLENLKENFTTDESMNSYLNDPQKVELLTEIRKIAETLGQ comes from the coding sequence ATGGGCTCCGCTCGCGAAACACCCGGGCTGTTTTTAGATAAAAAACCGCTGAAAATACTCCGCTTTTTGGGGGAAGGGGCCTTTGCCGAGGTTTTTCTGGCCGAAGGGGAAGAAGGCCCCTTTGCCGTCAAGGTTCTGAAACCGAATCAGCAGTCCGCGCTGGAATCCTTCAAGCAAGAATACCTCCTGGGCAAAAACCTTTGCCATCCCGCCTTCGCCCGCTTCTTCCGCTTCGGCTGGACGGATCAAGAAACCCCGTTTTACACGATGGAGTTTCTAAAAGGAAAAAACATACGGGAATGCTGGCCGAAGCTCGACTCGATTTCCAGAAAATTGCTCTGCTATCAACTTTTTCTGGGGCTTGCCCTGCTGCACAAAAAGGGACTGGTGCACCGGGATTTGAAACCTTCCAATCTCCTGGTCGTGCCAAGGCGGAAGGCCGAGCTCCCGTTGCAGTTGAAAATTATGGATTTGGGTCTGGCCCAGTCCGCAAGCCCGCCGGATAATGAGAATGTGGGAGGCACGGTGGACTATCTGGCGCCGGAGATGATTAGGAAGGAAAAGCCCGACGCCCGGGCGGACTTCTACGCCTGTGGGATAATCCTCTGCGAGCTGTTTCTGGGGCGACCGCCGTTTGCCGACCCTGACCCGGCGGCGACTTTGGCCCGCCATCAGGAAGCGCCGCTGCCCCGGCTCCCAATTCGCAATTTGAAGGAAAAGGAATTCTGGCAGCATCTGATAGGCCGGCTGGCGGCCAAAAACAGGGAGGAGCGCCCGCGCGACGGCATCCAAGTGCTGGATTGGCTTCTGGAAGATCCCGCCCTGCAAAAAAAACTCGCCCGGGTGGAAGAGTCCTCCGCCGACTGGTGCCGGACACTTTTGCCGAGGCCTTGGGCTTCCCCTTCCCTCCAACGGGGAAACGAGCTTTCCGCCGAGACCCCCGCCGCCGTTCTACGGGCGGAGGAGGAGTTGAAGGATGGAGATGACCTTGTAAAAAAATCCACCGTTCATACCGTCCGGCTGGCCATCGAGCAGAATAATTCCTCGCGGGCCTATCCCCGGCTTTCCGAACGTGAGCTCGCCGACTGGCTGGCCTCCGGCTTCGGCGCCTCCCAGGAAACCGCCAAACTCTTATGGCGGAAAACTTCTGGCGAGGTGTCTTTAATCGAGTTTGAACTGGGCTTCTGGCAGAAAAAGAAGCTGCTTCGTTGGAATGGCGCGGGCTGGGAATGGAAGGAAAACATTCTCATGGATGTCCCCCTTTCCCCCGCTTCACAAAAAGAGCTTCTGGCGCTCGCCGCCACCCTCCCGGATGAAGAACGAAAGCTTCTGGCTCGACTCTCGTTTTTCCTCGGCTTCTTCAATCCCGAGGAAATCTTCAAAACCGGCCTTTGGGAACAAAGTAACTTGAAACTGTTGCTGGAAAACCTGCAGCAAGCCGGTTTCCTTCTCACACTGGGAGAAAACCGCCTCGCCTTCTCCCGCCCCGGCCTGCGGGAAGCGCTATATGCCACGGTAAAAAATTCAAAGGACACCCATCGAAGAATCTGGGGCTTTTTTGCCCGAAGCAACCAATTAGGCGACAAATCCCGCTCGTCTGAATGGGAATTTCAAGCCGCCGGCGCCGGTCTTTGGGAAGAAGCCGCCCGGCAGGCCATGGCGGCAGCGGGCGAAGCGGGCGCCAAAGAAGATTTCAAAAAGGAAAGCTGGTATTTGAATCGATCGCTTGCATGGGCTCAAAAACTCCCGGCCGGTGTCCGTCGGGAAAGCTTGTTTTTGGAGATTTACCGCGAACGGGGCGACTTTTTCGGGCGGCAAGGAGAACTGGAAAAGGCCATCCAGGAATTTCTCATGCTCATTCGGATGGCAAAAAAATCGAAAAACCTGGAAGCGGAGGCAATCGCCACCAATCGACTGGGAAATCATTTTCGTCAATTGCCGGATTTTCCCAAAGCCGAAAAGACTCTGAAAAAAGCGCTGGCTCTCTTCCAAAAACTGGAAAATGAGAGCAAGCTTTCCTACGTCCACAACAATTTGGGAGCCACGTATGCCCATCAATTGCGTATTGATGAGGCGTTGTTGCATTACACCCAGGCCGCCGAAATCCAGCGCCGTCTGGGAGATACCAAAAATCTGGCCAGCACGCTGAATAACATCGGCGTGGCCCAAATGATGGCCGACCGTCTGCAGGATGCCGTCCGTTTTCTGCGGGAGGCGTTGCAATTGAACCGAAAATTGGACGAAAAAGAGCAAACTGCCCTGTGTCTGAATAACTTGGGCTTCATTCTGGCCCTGCGAGGGGAATTTGAAGGAGCCAAAACGCTCCTTTTGGAAGCTCTGGAATTGAACCGTCAGATTGTCAGCCAGAAATGGGAAGTTCTTAACATAGATAATCTTGCTATCGTGGCTTATCGGTCGGGCAATTATCCGGAAGCCATCTACTACGCGCTTTTGGGCTTGGAGCTGTCGGAAAAAATAAACTTCAAGGGCAACCACCTATCCCTTCTCGCCACTCTGGGAGGCAGTTTAAAGGCGCAAGGGCAGTATGCTGAAGCGGAAAAGTATTTGACTCACGGGCTCGCCTTGGTGGATGAAATTCACGATTTGCCCAGCGAGATCCCGCTCCGACTGGAAAAAATCGAGCTGGCCCTTTTGGTAAACGACTTGCCGGAGGCGGAAAAAGCGGCCGCAGAGGCACTTCAAAGAATAAAAAATGTTTCGGATCGCAGCCTGCGGGGGCGACTGCTCATGCTCTTGGCAAAATTAGCGGCCCGCAAAGGAAAAACCTCCGAAATGAAAAAACACCTTGGTGAAGCCGAAAAGCTGTTGGCCGAAAGCGAATATTTTCCGGAGTGCCACCGTCTTGCACTCGAGCGAATCGAATTGCTGGGAAGACCGGATAGCTCGAAAAAAATCGAAGAACTGCTTTCCGGCGTCCGCACCCTTTCTGCCGTTCCGGCGAGTCCGACCCTCTCCTGCGAAGGGCTCTTCCTTGAAGCCCGGTCCGCCTTTCATTTGGGCCAATTCGATACGGCCCGTCAAAAGGGAGCCGCAGCCTTAAAGCTCGCCTACGACCTTTCCGAGCCGGAAAAAATCTGGCGACTGCATCACTTTATGGCTAAGATTTCAATGGAGGAAAAAAATTATCGAAAAGCATTCGGCGAATTGCAATCGGCGGCA